A single genomic interval of Malania oleifera isolate guangnan ecotype guangnan chromosome 13, ASM2987363v1, whole genome shotgun sequence harbors:
- the LOC131145426 gene encoding RNA polymerase sigma factor sigE, chloroplastic/mitochondrial, with amino-acid sequence MGVVTVSSSASQTPLGLSSRFSTQRSASKRFLILAFKTNKTKNTALVTPNESIPLPIKTSKEHQELRQATKPSKRVKAVSVDEASPCAIELDYNEAAAKLENIFKLSPTTDASDVEDVGCVRKRRRQRRKKNSEDEKEEEKVSASNVVRNQSRKQKRLGLEQRIALSKMKEDRVVDSVLKKKNSKDENEKIHRLLRESSAPTDLIGLDWRKMKIPRVLPSSEHAWLFKLMQPMKAALQVKGNLHKELGREPTDGELAKATNMPALQLRKDIEVGHAARNKLIKHNLRLVLFVINKYFQEFANSSRFQDLCQAGVQGLMTAIDRFEPKKKFQLSTYSLFWIRHAIVRSITISSFTRVSFGLESVRAEIQKAKLELSFELQRLPTEEEIIERAGISPERYREVMRASRSVGSLHARHPVTQEELIDGVADTDGVGSEKQRQPALVRLALDDVLDSLKPKESLVIRQRYGLDGKGNRTLGEIAGNLNISREMVRKHEMKALMKLKNPARVDYLRKYIF; translated from the exons ATGGGAGTTGTAACTGTTTCTAGCTCGGCTTCTCAGACACCACTGGGATTGAGTTCAAGATTTTCAACTCAAAGATCTGCATCAAAAAGGTTCTTGATTTTGGCATTTAAAACAAATAAGACCAAGAACACTGCATTGGTTACACCCAATGAGTCGATTCCTTTACCCATAAAGACATCCAAAGAGCACCAAGAACTAAGACAAGCTACTAAACCTTCAAAAAGAGTTAAAGCTGTTTCTGTGGATGAAGCTTCTCCATGTGCCATAGAACTGGATTACAATGAAGCCGCTGCCAAACTTGAAAACATATTCAAGCTTAGCCCCACAACTGATGCTTCTGATGTGGAAGATGTGGGTTGTGTGAGGAAGAGACGCCGGCAGAGGAGGAAGAAAAATAGTGAAGATGAAAAGGAGGAGGAGAAGGTAAGTGCCAGTAATGTGGTGAGGAACCAGAGTAGGAAGCAAAAACGATTGGGCCTGGAGCAGAGGATTGCTTTAAGTAAGATGAAGGAAGATAGAGTGGTGGATTCAGTTCTGAAGAAAAAAAATAGCAAGGATGAAAACGAAAAGATTCATAGGCTTCTTAGGGAGTCTTCTGCTCCAACCGACTTGATTGGTTTGGACTGGAGGAAAATGAAGATACCGCGAGTTCTTCCTTCATCTGAACATGCATGGCTCTTCAAGTTGATGCAACCTATGAAA GCTGCCCTTCAAGTTAAGGGGAATTTGCATAAAGAATTGGGGAGAGAGCCAACAGATGGAGAATTGGCAAAGGCAACAAACATGCCAGCACTTCAGTTAAGAAAAGACATTGAGGTTGGTCATGCTGCAAGGAATAAGCTAATTAAG CACAACCTCCGGCTTGTTTTGTTTGTGATcaataaatattttcaagagtttgcAAATAGCTCAAGGTTCCAAGACCTCTGTCAAGCTGGAGTGCAGGGTCTTATGACAGCAATTGACCGCTTTGAACCAAAAAAGAAGTTCCAGCTCTCCACCTACAGTCTGTTTTGGATCAGGCACGCCATTGTACGCTCCATAACAATCTCAAGCTTTACTCGAGTCTCCTTTGGCCTTGAGTCG GTTAGAGCAGAAATCCAAAAGGCCAAACTAGAGTTGTCCTTTGAGCTTCAGAGATTGCCAACAGAGGAAGAGATAATAGAAAGGGCTGGGATATCCCCCGAGAGGTATCGTGAAGTAATGAGAGCTTCAAGATCTGTTGGGTCTCTCCATGCAAGGCATCCAGTAACGCAAGAAGAGTTAATTGATGGAGTAGCTGATACTGATGGTGTTGGAAGTGAGAAGCAAAGGCAGCCTGCCCTTGTTAGGCTTGCTCTTGATGATGTG CTTGATTCTCTGAAGCCTAAGGAGAGTCTGGTGATCAGACAGAGATATGGACTTGATGGTAAAGGTAATAGAACATTAGGAGAAATTGCCGGGAACTTAAATATCTCGAGAGAGATGGTTCGGAAGCATGAAATGAAAGCTCTCATGAAACTCAAAAATCCAGCTCGAGTGGATTATCTTCGCAAATATATTTTCTAA